The genomic stretch CCATTTAATAAGTGACTTTAGCCAGTTATTGTTCAACGAGGCTGAACTATATTTAAGACATCTGGGCCAGATTTCTGATGTCTGGTAAAAAAATATTGCACATTGACCCTGCATGTCTCTTCATGGGTTTATCCAGAATATCTTAAGTCCTTAGCACACTATTTAATTGCTTTTTATATTTAGTGTGATCTAAACTTGGAACTTCCACAAACATGAAAGTTCTTGCACagttatcatatttataatgtatatgaatATCAAGTGTGGTTGAAATATATTTAGTCCTCTTTTAGTTAGTGTTTAGTTAgtggacagatggacagactgacagcaAATCTATAATCCCATCCAACGGAGAGCAAACAAAAGTAATGTCCATTTGTTGATTGAAGATTTTTATATTCACATATTACAGTGCTTTGGAAAAGTGTCTGATTTGAATAGGAAGTACAAACACACAAATACTACCTGTGACAATGATGTCATTACTCCTAATGATAACAATTACACTGAATCAATCAAAGTTAAAAGGGGGATTTATAAAATTACTTGATACATTAAAAgataacatgtaaaataatattgcTGAACAAAGGTATAAGACAAATAGGAAATGTCAATAAACTCtcataaaatgtgcatattgatGTAATTGTGTCCCAAATATGTATGGAATGCAATTATTATTTCCGTAATTTGTTTTCATTCTGGTTCTTTGCTAGTAAGTGATGTTTTATTGACTGCATGAGAGGAGAATCAGAACCTATGCATTACAAGCAACTGTTGCAGTCTGAGCTCGAGGCCGATCATCTGTGCAATCAGCTTTCGTCTCAAACTTTCAAGCAAATTTACTTTTATCAATGTCTCAAAGCCGTTTAAATTTGTCTGAAAATAGACAATGTGAGTGAAAATTAAAGTTGAAAAGGACAGAGTGCTGAAATATTTGTATTGCCTCAGCATTTCAGTGATATAAAATCTTGAAGTCTCTGTGGAACAGGAAGTTTAGGGACAACATTGGGTAAAAATCTGCACCCTAACGCCTTGCGTATTAGATAGCGACAATGGCTCTGTAGCGGGCTCGGAGACACAATCCTGGGTAACAACAAGTCACTGAGGCGATTATCCCCTTTAATAGACTCCTGCTGTGCATCTGTCAGTTCAAGTTTCCAGGAGGCTCGAAGCATGAGCCCCAGGCAGTCATTGTCATTGTCTGTATTGAGTCCACTGATCTGAACCTGGATACACTTGTCGACTGGGGTGAGACCGCGCAGGTTCTCTATGTGGGGATCGGCATTATAGTCCAGGAGGACACTGATGACCTCCACGTGACCTTTCCTTGCTGCCCAAGCTAATGGTGTATCATTGTTAAAGTCCAGTGGGTCTACCTTGGCCCCTCGTTGGAGCAACAGCTTCACACACTGTATGTTGTTCTTGAAGGCTGCCCAGTGAAGAGGCGTGTCACAGTTGCCGTCGGGGATGTTGATGTCTGCCCCGCTCTCCAGTAGGAGCTCAACACAGAACACATCACGCTCAGCTGCGTAATGCAGTGCAGCCCTCTCATAGCCATCATAGTCATTCACCTGAAACATAACCTAGAACATCTAACACTTCTTGTCATAGACATTATAGTCATTCACCTGAAACATAACCTAGAACATACTACACTTCTTGTCATAGTCATTCACCTGAAACATAACCTATAATTACTACACTTCTTGTCATAGCCATCATAGTCATTCACCTGAAACATAACCTAGAACATACTACACTTCATAGCCATCATAGTCATTCACCTGAAACATAACCTATAATTACTACACTTCTTGTCATAGCCATCATAGTCATTCACctgaaacataacataaaacatactaCACTTCTTGTCATAGCCAGCATAGTAAATCACCTGAAACATAACCTAGAACATATAACACCTcatgtcattttcatttttaatatttttgtctATATGAACAAGCACAATTACTCAGTTTCGACAGCTGTGTGAGAAGGGAGGTTGATGCTGAGATTCCACATCATGATGGCACCATGATTTAGTAGACAGGTATCTGGCCACTGTATGTATTACTACAGCTTACTACATTGTATGTCAGTGTTTATTTCACAAGCAACAAGCTGTGTGTCATCTGTAATAGCCAATCAGTTCTCATTCTTGTTCAGTTCAGGATCATACACTGGTGACGGTAGCCAACGAAACTTATATATGTAGCTCTTGATAAGTTTGTTAATATCGTATGTGATAACATAACCGATATCTCAGCATTTTTTGATAGAATGTCATAGAATAAAATAACCAAGTATGTGCATGTGACAGGAAAATTTCTGCAGTGTGAAAATACAAGTGTACAGCTTACAGTATCCAGAgaagtattatattaatattatcaatGACAGCCTGGTGGAGATTGTACAACATTGTATCAATGATTCAATTATGTTGTCAAATTGTCTACTGACTATTACAACATTGCCCGTCTCTAGATTTGCCACGGATTTCCACCAAATGCCACCATTTGCCATGTAAAAGTGTGGCAAACGGTGAAAATTCGATGGAAAATGGTAAAATGCCATCGTTTTCCACTAATCGATGGAAATCAACAGTGGCATTCGATGTAAAACGGTGGAAATTTGATGGCAAACGGTGAAAAATAGGACTTTGTCATTTTTTGAAGTGgaaaatgtacattttgaatAGGAGAAAATGGCTCTTAGAAAATTTTGCAAGAAAACCTGAGTGGCAAACGGTGGAAAAAAAACTTagaacattttcaaacaaaatgctcTCTGACAGAACAGAAAACGAAAAAcagttcttttaatttaaattgaatgttcatataattaaatgacattttccGCAATTCCAAGCggaaaactagtaaaaatatgcAGAAATATGCGGAATTATGAAGAAAATATGCGGAATAATGGGGAAAAAGACTGAAATGTGcggatatttgatttttttatgagaTTGCGGATGCTCAAGAAAATTTGTCCGCATATTTTTGCGAACATTTGGTTTTTATAGGCGGAAAGTAGATTTTTGTTTGCACAAAGCTTGATTTTGTACACGGAAAATACACTTTTGGGGAAAGTTAGGACTAGTTATTTCAGGCTATTTCAGAAGTCAGATGTGTGCGGAAAACACTGTTTGTCATTTTTACAAGTATTCTAGACATAggcattaaaaaacaaatctgaGTGCTGTTTCTTGTTGTAAGAGCAGTAGCAGTTGCATTTGTAGTTGTATCAGTGGTGGTGGCGGATGTAGTGGTatgatggtagtagtagtagtagtagaagtattagtagtagcagagGCAGTGGCAGCAGTAGTaaagctagtagtagtagtgatagaagttgtagcagtagtagtagttgtaaacatagtagtagtaatagtaatagttgttgttggaGTTGTAGgagaagttgttgttgtatcagtagcggtggtggtggtggtagaagtagtagtagtagtagaagtagtagaagcagtagtagcagtagtagcagtagtagtagtcagtgGTGTCGTCGTTGTTGTCattgtcgtcgtagtagtagcagcagcagcagcagtacaagtagtagaagtagaagtagttgctgttgttattgttgtagttaTTGTTGTTATAGCAgttttgtagttgttgtagtatcagtggtggtggtggtggtggtagtgatagtagtagaagtagtaatagttgtagtagtagcagtagtagttgcaagtagtagtagtagcagaagtagtagtagtagtagtagtagtagaagtagtagtagtagtagtagtagtagtagtagtagtagtagtagtagtagtagtagtagtagtagtagaagtagtagtagtagtagtagtagcagcagtagtagcagcagtagaagcagcagtagtagcagcagtagtagcagcagtagaagcagcagtagcagcagcagtagcagcagcagtagcagcagcagcagttgttgttgttgttgtagcagcagTGGTAGTTGTTGTAACTtgcaaagcaatttctacaaatAAAAATTTCTTAACCCTGTTCAAGTTACATACACTCTCTCTGAATATCAAACTACAGCAACTACAGCTGAGGTTTACAAACTATCTGATAACCACTGTGTGTTGTTGGCttaacagccttttctgattggctgaattcaaacacAGATGGTTTTCCTCTTGGTTTGAAATACTGGCCGGTACACATGTTAGAAAATATACAGGTttaacttgttgttaaaatgaaactaaattaatttcacaaacagtagagatGAGTTATTC from Dreissena polymorpha isolate Duluth1 chromosome 10, UMN_Dpol_1.0, whole genome shotgun sequence encodes the following:
- the LOC127848028 gene encoding ankyrin repeat and SOCS box protein 8-like — its product is MFQVNDYDGYERAALHYAAERDVFCVELLLESGADINIPDGNCDTPLHWAAFKNNIQCVKLLLQRGAKVDPLDFNNDTPLAWAARKGHVEVISVLLDYNADPHIENLRGLTPVDKCIQVQISGLNTDNDNDCLGLMLRASWKLELTDAQQESIKGDNRLSDLLLPRIVSPSPLQSHCRYLIRKALGCRFLPNVVPKLPVPQRLQDFISLKC